The Nitrospinota bacterium genome includes the window TCAATATGAATCCGCTATAACTTTTATTGAGTTCAAACCCCATAAAGCACACACTCCAGTTCAAAATATTTTTGATTACGATGCTTAATCGCAACAACCCCCTTTTCAGAAAGGCGTGTTATTTGATGCCATTCAGCCTCTATAAAACAAATGATGTCGCCCGCTTATTTAGCTTTAATATCAAGGCCTATTGGGCAATGGTCCGACCCCATAACATCAGCCAGGATGAATGAGTCTTTGACCTTTGCCATAAGTTTTTCTGTAACAAAAAAATAATCAATGCGCCATCCAATATTTTTTGCTCGAACATTAAACCTGTAACTCCACCAGGTATATTGATCCGGCTCAGGATGAAACACCCTGAAACTATCCACATAGCCATGAGACACAAACTTATCGACCCATGCCCTTTCTTCCGGCAAAAAACCGGAGTTTTTTTCATTAGCTTTCGGATTTTTCAAATCTATTGCCTTGTGGGCCGTATTCACATCTCCTGTGATCACCAGCTCTCTACCTTGCGCCCGTAATTGTTCGCAATGGTCCAGAAACGCATCATAAAACTCCATTTTATACTGTAATCTTTCAGAACCGCTGGTTCCGTTAGGAAAATAAACATTCAACAAATCAAAATCTTTGAATTCGACCCGGATCAAACGCCCTTCTACATCAAACCGGTCAATCCCCATTCCCATATGAACCGATTTCGGTTTCTTTTTTGTAAAAACAGCAACACCACTATAACCCTTTCGTTCAGCTGAATTCCATATAGTATGATAACCATCAGGATTCAGTATGGTCTCGTCAAGGTCCTCGGTTCTGGCCTTTATTTCCTGCAAGCAAACTATTTCCGGCGATTCAGACTCCAACCAGTTAAAGAATCCTTTTTTAACCACAGCACGCACACCATTAACATTCCAACTCAATATTCTCATATAGACCAAAAGTTATTGCCGGAGGATTATATTAGATTCTTACATTCATTTTCCGGATATTTAAAGCTGGCAAGTATAAACAATTTTGCGAAATATCATCGAAGAATTTTTGACTCCAGCTTCAAAGATACAGAGCTGCAAAATAATCCATATATCCCGGTGATAATTTTCCGCACAAACTTCACAATACTTGATGGCATGAAGGTCTTAGTTTTCAGA containing:
- the xth gene encoding exodeoxyribonuclease III is translated as MRILSWNVNGVRAVVKKGFFNWLESESPEIVCLQEIKARTEDLDETILNPDGYHTIWNSAERKGYSGVAVFTKKKPKSVHMGMGIDRFDVEGRLIRVEFKDFDLLNVYFPNGTSGSERLQYKMEFYDAFLDHCEQLRAQGRELVITGDVNTAHKAIDLKNPKANEKNSGFLPEERAWVDKFVSHGYVDSFRVFHPEPDQYTWWSYRFNVRAKNIGWRIDYFFVTEKLMAKVKDSFILADVMGSDHCPIGLDIKAK